A window from Peromyscus leucopus breed LL Stock chromosome 8a, UCI_PerLeu_2.1, whole genome shotgun sequence encodes these proteins:
- the Cd24 gene encoding signal transducer CD24, with translation MGRAMVARLGLGLLLLALLLPTQIYCNQTSVAPFSSNQTISTAPNPTNATTKAGGSALQSTAGLLVVSLSLLHLYC, from the exons ATGGGCAGAGCGATGGTGGCCAGACTGGGGCTGGGGTTGCTGCTTCTGGCACTGCTCCTACCCACGCAG atCTATTGCAACCAAACATCTGTTGCACCGTTTTCAAGTAACCAGACTATCTCTACTGCCCCAAATCCAACTAATGCCACCACCAAAGCAGGTGGCAGTGCCCTGCAGTCAACGGCGGGTCTCCTCGTggtctcactttctcttctacatcTCTACTGTTAG